The Corynebacterium confusum genome has a window encoding:
- a CDS encoding DUF3117 domain-containing protein: MAAMKPRTTGGAMEAVEESRKIVMRIPSDGGGRIVIELSKEEAAELGSLLTEVAS, from the coding sequence ATGGCAGCTATGAAACCTCGTACCACGGGCGGAGCGATGGAAGCGGTGGAAGAATCGCGCAAGATTGTCATGCGGATCCCCTCCGACGGCGGCGGGCGAATCGTCATCGAGCTGTCCAAGGAAGAGGCGGCGGAGCTCGGTTCGTTGCTGACCGAAGTCGCCAGCTAG
- a CDS encoding TIGR00730 family Rossman fold protein: MAPQKNNQKHLSEGYHRTLRGPLLLRTEGEQESTYDQRLLQSGADHEWQHADPWRVLRIQGEFVAGFDALSKLPKAVTVFGSARTPEDAPSYAQAVELGNKLVGADYAVITGGGPGIMEAANRGAHEAGGMSIGLGIELPFEQGLNQYVDLGLNFRYFFARKTMFLKYSQAFVCLPGGMGTMDEFFEVACMVQTGKVTNYPIVLLGTEYWSGLVEWMKKRLVADGYINETDLDLFLVTDSVDEAVEHIVSAHAIMTDGRIRDL, from the coding sequence ATGGCACCGCAGAAAAACAATCAGAAGCACCTTTCTGAGGGCTACCACCGCACCCTGCGCGGCCCGCTGCTTCTGCGCACCGAGGGCGAGCAGGAGTCGACCTACGACCAGCGCCTGCTACAGTCGGGCGCGGACCACGAGTGGCAGCACGCCGACCCGTGGCGCGTGCTGCGCATCCAGGGCGAGTTCGTCGCCGGCTTCGACGCGCTGTCGAAGCTGCCCAAGGCCGTGACCGTCTTCGGCTCGGCGCGCACGCCGGAGGACGCCCCCTCCTACGCCCAGGCCGTCGAACTGGGCAACAAGCTAGTCGGCGCGGACTACGCCGTCATCACCGGAGGCGGCCCCGGCATCATGGAGGCTGCCAACCGCGGCGCGCACGAGGCCGGCGGCATGTCCATCGGCTTAGGCATCGAGCTGCCCTTCGAGCAGGGCCTGAACCAGTACGTCGACCTGGGCCTGAACTTCCGCTATTTCTTCGCCCGCAAGACCATGTTCCTGAAGTACTCCCAGGCTTTCGTCTGCCTGCCGGGCGGGATGGGCACCATGGACGAGTTCTTCGAGGTCGCCTGCATGGTCCAGACCGGCAAGGTGACCAACTACCCGATCGTCCTGCTCGGCACCGAGTACTGGTCCGGCCTGGTGGAGTGGATGAAAAAGCGCCTGGTCGCCGACGGCTACATCAACGAGACCGACCTGGACCTGTTCCTGGTCACGGACTCGGTGGACGAGGCCGTCGAGCACATCGTCAGCGCGCACGCCATCATGACCGACGGGCGCATCCGCGATCTCTAA
- the folP gene encoding dihydropteroate synthase: MAIINRTPDSFYDKGSTFELDRALARCEQVVAEGASIVDVGGVKAGPGTQVDAAEEIDRVVPTIAAIAEHHPDVVVSVDTWRAEVADAAIAAGARLVNDTWAGVDPQLIEVAGQHRVGYVCSHTGGITPRTRPHRVHFDDVVADVIAETTALAEKAAGLGCPEELVFIDPTHDFGKNTFHGLELLRRIDEVVDTGWPVLMALSNKDFVGETVGRGVGERVAGTLAATAWAAARGVAAFRVHEVAETVDVIRMTGAIAGQCAPMATTRGLA; this comes from the coding sequence ATGGCGATCATCAACCGCACCCCGGACTCTTTCTACGACAAGGGCAGCACCTTCGAGCTGGACCGCGCCCTGGCGCGCTGCGAGCAGGTCGTTGCGGAGGGGGCATCGATAGTCGATGTCGGCGGCGTCAAAGCCGGGCCCGGCACGCAGGTCGATGCCGCCGAGGAGATCGACCGCGTCGTGCCCACCATCGCGGCCATCGCCGAGCACCACCCGGACGTCGTCGTGTCCGTCGACACCTGGCGCGCAGAGGTTGCCGATGCCGCCATCGCCGCCGGTGCCCGACTCGTCAACGACACCTGGGCGGGCGTCGACCCGCAGCTCATCGAAGTCGCCGGCCAGCACCGCGTCGGCTACGTCTGCTCGCACACCGGCGGGATCACCCCGCGCACCCGCCCGCACCGCGTGCACTTCGACGACGTGGTCGCCGACGTCATCGCGGAGACCACCGCCTTGGCCGAGAAGGCCGCCGGTTTAGGCTGCCCGGAGGAGCTGGTTTTTATCGACCCCACGCACGACTTCGGCAAGAACACCTTCCACGGGCTCGAGCTGCTGCGGCGCATCGACGAGGTCGTGGACACCGGCTGGCCGGTGCTCATGGCGCTGTCGAACAAGGACTTCGTGGGCGAGACCGTTGGCCGCGGGGTAGGGGAGCGCGTCGCCGGGACGCTGGCGGCCACGGCCTGGGCCGCGGCCCGCGGGGTGGCGGCCTTCCGCGTGCACGAGGTCGCCGAGACCGTCGATGTCATCCGCATGACCGGCGCCATCGCCGGGCAGTGCGCCCCGATGGCCACGACGCGGGGGCTGGCGTGA
- a CDS encoding glucosyl-3-phosphoglycerate synthase: MRVSVVIPALNEEATVARVVTACLADCPHEVLVIDSDSTDATAAEAAGAGATVVNWREVLGSIAPVPGKGESLWRGVAAASGDVVVFVDADLDSAEPGMVNALASPFEDPGIHLVKAHYERTLGGQASGGGRVTELAAKPLLSLFFPELTDIYQPLGGEYALRRETALQLPFVSDYGVEAGLLIDVWRAFGRASIAQVPLAPRRHRNKPLEQLAPMADVVAQTILARAGAGVPEVAERPALAGILKP, encoded by the coding sequence GTGAGAGTCTCCGTTGTCATCCCGGCGCTCAACGAGGAAGCCACCGTGGCCCGGGTCGTTACCGCCTGCCTGGCCGATTGCCCGCACGAGGTCTTAGTCATCGACTCAGACTCCACCGACGCCACCGCCGCCGAGGCCGCGGGCGCGGGGGCGACGGTGGTCAACTGGCGCGAGGTGCTCGGAAGCATTGCGCCGGTGCCCGGCAAGGGCGAGTCTCTGTGGCGCGGGGTCGCCGCGGCGAGCGGCGACGTCGTGGTCTTCGTCGACGCCGACTTGGACTCGGCCGAACCCGGCATGGTCAACGCCCTGGCCAGCCCTTTTGAGGACCCGGGGATCCACCTGGTCAAGGCCCATTACGAGCGCACCCTGGGCGGGCAGGCCAGCGGCGGCGGCAGGGTCACGGAGCTTGCCGCCAAGCCGCTGCTGAGCCTGTTCTTCCCGGAGCTTACCGATATCTACCAGCCGCTGGGCGGGGAGTACGCCCTGCGCCGGGAAACCGCGCTTCAGCTGCCCTTCGTCTCCGACTACGGGGTCGAGGCCGGCCTGCTGATTGATGTCTGGCGGGCGTTCGGGAGGGCATCGATAGCGCAGGTGCCGCTGGCCCCGCGGCGTCACCGCAACAAGCCGCTGGAGCAGCTGGCCCCCATGGCGGACGTGGTGGCGCAGACCATCCTCGCGCGCGCCGGGGCCGGAGTCCCCGAGGTGGCCGAGCGGCCGGCGCTTGCTGGTATCCTCAAACCATGA
- a CDS encoding cell division protein DivIVA, producing the protein MISWLVLIVVLGALVVVGTWLWGKLVGPGPVMEAVPNPQAADQHNDAALAAGNYAALEFDVARHGYRQDQVDRVIAALSAELERYRAATPDLNKG; encoded by the coding sequence ATGATTTCTTGGCTCGTGCTGATCGTGGTGCTGGGCGCCCTCGTCGTCGTGGGCACGTGGCTGTGGGGCAAGCTGGTAGGCCCTGGGCCCGTCATGGAGGCCGTTCCGAACCCGCAGGCCGCGGACCAGCACAACGATGCCGCCCTCGCCGCCGGCAACTACGCTGCCCTGGAATTCGACGTCGCCCGCCACGGCTACCGCCAGGACCAAGTTGACCGCGTGATCGCGGCGCTGTCCGCCGAGCTGGAACGGTACCGGGCCGCCACCCCGGATCTGAATAAAGGATAG